In the genome of Thermoproteus tenax Kra 1, the window CAAGGAGCTCCCGCTACGCCCCAATACGACGGATCCGTTCACCGAGAGGAACCCGGGCGACAATACGGGGGTCGGCGTCCCAGTCTTCGACGTCGAGCTCTTCGACGGCGACTATCTCCAGTTCACCTATGTGCCCAAGGGCGGCGGATCGGAGCTCCCCGGCAAGGCGATGGTTCTACCTCCCGGCACAGCCCTCAGAGATCTGCCCAAGATAGTGTTGGAGGCGGTCGTTGACGCTGGGCCAATGCCCTGTCCTCCAGTCATAGTGGGAATAGGCATAGGCCCCACCCTAGACGCCGCGGCTAAGTTGGCCAAAAAAGCTGCCACACTGAGGCCCGTCGGCTCGCGGAACCAGAACCCCGAGGTTGCCAAGATGGAGGAGGCCCTTCTGAGGGCCATAAACAAGCTGGGCCTCGGAGCTCACGGAGTTGGAGGAGATGTGACTGCACTTGATGTACATATAGAGTACGCCTATAGGCATCCGGCCACCTTCGCGTTGGCCGTTATGTTCAGTTGTTGGGCCACTAGAAGGGCCACGGCGACGGTCTGGCCCGACGGGAGGTACCAAGTCGCCTAGCCTCTCCTCTTGTAGTACATCTCCAGCCACCTCCTGGCCGTCCCTTGGAAGTACTGCTCCAGTGCTGCCCTTATGGCCTCGCTTCTATCTATGAATATGCCCTTGGTTACCAGCAGGTCCACCTTACGCACAGTGTTCTCGCTCAATTTTACAGAAATCAATATGAGCCTCCTTTTATTTTCCATATGAATTCTCTTTGGTTTTATTTTAATACTTCCGTTAGTCTCCCCTATAACTAACACAACCCCCTCCGACGGGAGGCATGAAGACCACCTCGTCGTTATCCTTCAGCCGTGTGTCGAGACCGGCCAAATAATCGATGGCCCTCCCGTTAACTAAGATGTTGTATTCGTCCTTCAGTTTGTCGCCGTCTAGGATCTCCTTCGATAGCCTCCCATTGTGCTTTCTGTCTATGGCCCTTATGAGGTCTCTCACGGTCGCCCCCTCGGGGACCTCAACAACATCCCTCATTGTGCCCATCAAGTCAAACAGAGTGGCTAGATACCTCACCCTAATATTCATAGGAAAAAGAGAACTTGTTTTTAAAAATTAGAGTAAGTACTGGAACTCCTCCAGACCCAACCTCTTCAGAGTATCGTAGGTGGGCTTGCCGTCTACCCAGCCTCTCAGCTTGTAGTAGATCTTTATGCCCTCGTCGAACATCTTAGCGGCTGTGTGACCCTTGGCGGGGCCCGTCGGTATGGGGTTTCTGAAGTGCGGGTTGAGCTCGTCCTTAACCCACTTGCCCTCCTTGACGTGGAACAGCCTCTCGACGTTGAATATACGCTCTCCTATCGTCAGCATGTCCTCTGGAGTGACGTCCCAGTCGTAGGCCAGATTGAAGAGATAGGCCAAGTCCTTCTCAAAGATGCCCTCTCTGTCCAACGTGGCGAACTTGCAGTAGGTGACCGAGTCAGTCAACGCCATTAAGTGTTGGGCATAGATAACTATCCTTGCTTGTTTTTCGATACACTCTGGCGTCTCACATAAGGGGTCCACCTTCTCGGGGACTCCCAAGACCTCCCAAGTGGGCGAGTATGCCTCTAAGTGGTCGCCCCCTCTGTTGGCGGTGAAATAGCTCAATGCGAAGCCCTTGAGGGATCTAGGGTCGTACGCGGGTAGGCCTTGGCCGCGGGATCCGCGGAAGACGCGCGGTTCGCCGTATTTGAGCGCCAGTCTGTAGTCGCCCTCAGCCAAGTCGTCCCCTATATCGCTTCTGTTGGCCATCCTTATCACTAAATCTACTAAGGCGCCTGCATCGCCCCAGTCGATGTTCACCGGCAATTTGCCCATCTTTGCGAGCTCTAGGGCGGCCGCCAGCGTGTTGCCCAACGATATTGTGTCGAAGCCCAGCTCGTTGGCCAACTTCTGCAGTCTGAGGTCGGCCTCTGGGTCGAAGAGCCCTATATTGGCCCCCAGAGACCAAGTGTTTTCGTATTCGTACTTGGCCTTGCCTATGAACTTGAAGGGCCCTCCCTTGACCATCACATGTTGCGTGCAACCGATTGGGCACATCATACAGGCGTGCGTCTCAACAACGTAGTTCTTCTTGATGTACTCGCCCGTCAGCTTGTCTGCCTCCTCGGCATACGCCGTCTCGAAGTTCCTCGTGGGATACGCGCCTATAGAGTTTATGACGGCCGTAAGCAAGTTCGTCCCGTAGATGTGAAGCGCCTTGGCGGTGGGCCCCGACATAAGGCGCTGAGCCAGCTTTGTCGACTCGGCTATGAACTTAGCGCGGTCCTTGACGTCTTTCAACAAGTCCCTCGTCCCCCAGACCAATATACCTTTCAATTTCTTCGATCCCATGACGGCTCCGACTCCCCCGCGCCCAGCAAAGCGCTCGTAGTCGGACATCCTTATGCCGGCTATTCTTGACAGATTCTCGCCGGCCGGCCCAATGACGGCTACGCCCGCCGCCTTCTCCTCCTCAGGGAACCCGTTCTCCCTCAGAATGGCTTTGACGGCGGCGCCGGTCCATCTGCCCCAGAGGTGTCTTGCAGGCTTGATTGCGACGTCGCCGTCCTTGACTACGACGTAGACCGGCTCCTCCGAGGACCCCTCGATTATCAAGCCATCGTACCCCGACTTCCTCAGCCAGTAGGCGAAATTACCGCCCGCGTTGGCATGTGTCAACGAGCCTGTCAGAGGCGACTTAGTAACCACGGTGACGCGGCTCGTGGAGAGATTCGCCATTGCGGACAGCGGGCCGGCGAAGATGTACAGCCTGTTGCTCGGCGAGAATGGGTCTATGCCTCTAGGTATCTCCTTTAGCGCCAAGTAGGAGCCGAGCCCTCTGCCCCCCAAGAACTTCTTGAGCACATCGTCCTTGTAGACCTCCTCAGTGACCTTCTCGGTGCTCAAGTCTATCCTCGCAACCCTGAATATAGCCATAAGGTATCTCTTTTTTCACATTTATTAATTTACTTATCCAAAAGTTGATATTTAACCGCCGAAAGGTGAAACTATAATTATCAAATCGTTATCCTTAATTTTTGTTTTTAGCCCTTCCAAAAAATCTATTGATCTCCCGTTCACTAAAATATCATGCATATCGATAATTTTATTATTTTTTATTATTTTATTTTTGAAGCCTTTATACAAACTATCAATTTTATCTATAACATCTTCTACAGTGGAGCCCTCGGGCAGCTCTAGCTCTAGGCGTATCTGATCCACAGAGTCTAGGCCGAAGTAGAGCGGCGCCATTATTCTTACCTTGACTCTCACGACAATCCCTAAGTTTAATAATAATTATGTCCTGCCAAATATGGTCAAGGTGTTCAGCTCAGGATCGCTGGAGCACTTGGCAGATAAATCAATAGCTGTAATAGGCTACGGCAACGTGGGGAGGTCGCTGGCGCTCAACTTCAGAGATTCTGGTCTCAACGTGGTTGTGGGCGATCTTCTCGGCAATGAATATTCGAAGAGGGCAAAGGCGGACGGATTCGAGCCGAGGCCTATACCTGAGGCCGCCGAGCTGGGCGACGTCGTAGTGCTGGCATTGCCCGACGATGTAACGCCGGAGGTGTTCAAGGCCGAGGTGGTGCCCGGCCTCCATGCCGGCAAGACGCTGATTCTTACGAGCGGCATGCCGACGGCCTACGGCTTGATACCGGTGCCCGGCGATGTAGACACGGCGTTGTTCGTCCCCAAGGTGCCCGGCGTTGTCATCAGAGACAGATATCTAGAGGGGAAGGGCTATGCCGCAGTGGTGGGAGTCGTACAGGACGCGTCGGGCAACGCTCTCAATACGGCGTTGGCCATCGCAGCGGCAGCCGGCACATTTAGGCAGGGGGGCTTCGCCTTAGAGGCCTCTGCGGAGCAGGAGGCGTTGGCCGACCTAATCGGTGAGCAGGTGCTCAAGGCGGCCCTATTGGCCGCGATGGAGGTCGCCTTCACCGCAATGACGAAGGCAGGCGTGCCGCCAGAGTTGGCGGCGCTTGAGCTATACGCCTCGGGCGAGCTCGGCGAGTTGGCCAGACTCATGGCTCTGATGGGTCCCTACGGAGCTCTGAAGCTCCAGTCGCCCGTCGACGCCTACGGCCAATTGACGAGGTTGCGCGAATATGTGAGAGCTATGGAGCCTATAGCGGAGAGTATAGTCGATGAGCTGAGGACGGGCGAGTTCATAAGAGATCTATACCTCGAGAGGGCGACTGGCTACATCAAGCTGAACTCCATGTGGAGAGCCTCTGTGACGGGCGAGCTGGCTAGGGCCGACTCGAGGCTTAGAAGCCTACACCAGAGCTCCGTTGGCCCTCCGCGCGTTTAAGGGCCGTAGTAAAAACAGGGGGCCTCAAGCCCGCTCTCGCACACCTCGACCCAAGTGGCGCCGAGGGCTCTCGCTATATATCTGGCTAAACACTCCCCCGTGACTCCGTAGGGGCCGCAGGGTATTTCGAAGTATGGCTCGGGGGCATCGGCCTCTCTCTCGGACTTAAGGTATCGGCCGTGCATCTGCGTCAAGAGTCCGTCTAGCCTCCTCTTCAGTTCGTCCGCATCGATGAAATAGTCTACGTCGTCCGGGCCGCAGAAGGCCGCTCTTATCACATAGTCGTGGCCGTGCAATGTGCCCACCACCGGAGAAAAGGACGGCTTGTGGGCGACGGCTATCGAGCCCTTGACTACGACGCAGAGCCTCATATGTTCAAATATCTCGGGCGTTTTATTGATTCGTGCGCCTGATTATAGACGTAGACAAGATCAACGCTGTAGCCGAGGCTCTGCGTAAGTTGAAGATAGAGCGCGATAGATACTTAGATGACAGATACTATCCTCCACAGTCCGATCCCAGAGAAAGACAGCTGGCGTACTTCATCTCTGTTGTGGCCGTGGATCACAGGACTTCGACGCCCTTAGGCGCGTTCGAGGGATATATAGATGGAGAGTTCTACCACGGCGCAGACGCCCTCTGGAGGCTTGCGCGCAAGGCCTACGACGAAGGCCTCTTCGAGCCGGACAGGTTGGCCAAACTGACCCCCGAGGACGCAGAGAGGCTCTTCTCGATAAACGGCGTGAAAGTCTGGGACTTTAACGTGCGCCTCTTCTTGCTGAGGGATCTAGGCGCCAAGGCTATAGAGGCGGGCGGCTTCCAGGGGCTTATAGACGACACAATTGAGGGCTTGGCCGCCAAGCTCGGCAGAGTCAGAGCCTATGAGGATCCCGTGAGGAAGAAGGTGCTCCTGTTGGCTAAGTTCCTCGACGGCAGAGGGCTCGTTCAGTTCAAGGACCGCGAAAATTTCGACGTACCGGTCGACAACCATTTGTCGAGGATAGCCTACCGTTTGGGCATCGTAGACGTAGACTATGACATATTGTTCAAGGGCCTTGAGCTGACCAGGGAGGAGGACGTGGAGGTCAGAAACAAGGTGAAGCTGTCTTGGCGCCTTGTGGCTAAGTTCTCGGGCCTCGACCCATTCGCTCTGGACGACTTTCTGTGGAGCTTCGGGAGGAGAGTCTGCGCCCGCGACCGGCCGAGATGCGAGGAGTGTCCGCTAAGAGATGTGTGCAAGGCGCGGTCTCTGGGGCGCTATCCGCCTGAGCACACCCACACGCTCACGTGGTATTACTAAAACATATATACCTCGGCCGTTGTGGGCTCATGAGGATTTCGGCGGGCGCTAAGTGGGGCGCCCTCGTCGGCCTCTTTAGCGGCGTCATCAACGACGTATTTACCTACGCATATAGGGAGGAGTTGGTGCGCTACGCGTATGAGACGCTCATAAAGAACGGTGTACCGCCCCAAAGCGCCCAACAAATAGCTCAATCTACGCTCACTTTGATATATATAGGGGCGATCATCGGCGGCCTCATCGTCTGGATCATCGTAGGCGTCATACTGGCGGCGGTCTGGGACAGACTTAGGTGGCCTTGGTACTCCAAGGGAGCCCTCTTTGGTCTCGCCTTGGCGCTCATAGGCGTTCTGGGAAATTTCGCGGGCGGTCCCGCCCAAGCTCCTGCGGCTTTTCAGCTGGGGCCAGTCTTAGATCTAGCCTTCGCCCTGCTCCTGGCTCATCTCTTAGTAAAATTCGGGGGGTAACGTGGAGATACGCGCCGTAGCCCTGAACTTAAATTGGGATTTCGATGTAGAGAGGGCGAGCAAGTTTTTGAGGGAGGCCTCCAGACTAAGCCCGAGGACTGTGAGGATCTCCGTGGCTACGCCGCCCAAAGAGGGACTGCGACAAGTGTTGAACGCGCTTGAGGAAACAGGGGCGCAGTACTTCGCCATAGGCATATATGAGGCCGAGGATTTGGAGGATCTCGTCAGAAGCTACGGAGTGTTTGCGTCAGTGACCTCAATAGAGAGGTATCTTGAGTTTCTCACCACTATAGACAAAAGGGGAGAGCCCGAGCTAGCCAGATACGTGGCGTTGCTGCTCGGCGGAGTGGTGTACAACAGCCCGTATTATCCCGCTGCTGTGGTCAAATCCGAAGGCGTATCCCTCTCGCTCTTATACGCAGACGACTTAAGCTCGCCAGACGATGTAGCGGCCCTCCTGAAAAGCGCCGAGAGGATAGGCGAATCCTTCGCGGAATCAATAGGCGAAAGGTTCTTGGGCGTCGACGGGAGTCTGTCGCCGTGGGGGGAGCACTCTGTGGCCAGAGCCATAGAGCGGCTCTTTGGAGTGCGTCTGGGCGGCTGGGGATCCCTAGCGGCAATAAAGGCTTTGAACGACTCGATCAGATCGGCGGGCGTGAGGTCAGTAGGCTTCAACGAAGTGATGCTCCCTCTGGCCGAAGATGAGGAGTTGAAGCGATTGGCCCAAGAGGGGTCCCTAGACTTATACAAGCTTGCGTCCTACGCCTCCGTATGCGTCGCAGGCCTCGACATGGTGCCTGTGGAGGCCGACAGAGAGGCCCTCAGGAGGCTCCTTCTGGACTTGAAGGCCCTCGCTGAGACTAAGGCGAGGCCTGTTGGAGTGAGGATCTTCCCTGCGTCCGGCGAGTACTTCGAGGTGCCGGGCTTCGGGAGAACTCCCGTCCTCAAGGCGTAGGGCATGCCCTGGTTGACCAAACCTCTAGATGGGACGCCTAGGCGTGTGGTCTCTCTGAATCCGTCCATAACGGAGTTCCTCTTTGTGTCAGGGTTGGGGGATCGGGTGGTCGGGCGCGACGTGTTCTCATACAGGCCCAGAGATGCGCTCAAGGCCCCACACGTGGGCTCGTTTATAGACGTAGACGTCGAGAAAGTGAGGGCGCTATCGCCCGATCTGATAATACTCTATTATCCCGTCCAGAGCGCGTTGATAGACGCCGTAGCTCAGATAGCGCCCGTAGCCGTCATTGAGACGCCCACTAGCGTCGACGACGTAGTGGCCACCTTCAAGTTCGTTTCGCGTCTCCTCGACGCAGACGAGGTGGGAGAGTACATAGCCGGCGTCTACAGAGATCTGCTGAGGGGGTCCCCCCTCGCCGAGGGGGTTTTGGCCCTCTTCTATCTGGGCGGATACGACGTAGCTTGCTCCGAGTCCTTCACAGCCTCGGCGCTAGAGGCGGCGGGCCTGAGATACATCAGAGGTCTCCACTGCGTCTACAACTTCCTGGGCTCCGAGGAGAAGGCGGCGGCGCTCTTGGAGAGATTGGATCCCCATTTGTTAATATACGAAGGCAAGGGCAGAATGTACAGAGAGTCCGAGTTGGCTTGGATAAAGAGGCTGAGGTGCACTGCGTGCGCCCGAGGCCGCGTCTTGGTCACGCCCAACGACACCTTGGCGCACTACGGCCCCAGCCTGCCTCTCGACATGGCGCTCGTCAGAAACGCCGTAATGAGGGGGGCCGGCTTCGTCGACGGCACGTCCAGCGTTGTCAGACCGAGTTTGAGCGACGGCTGGTATAGGCCCTATCTCTAGAGTGGGCAACGTTATAACCTTGCTACGAGCTGGGCGTTCTTGAGGCGGATCCGAGGGCGATGGGCGCCCTGGCTCTGTTATTCGGAAGAGGTACGAGGGCGATGCAGGAGGTACGCCAGTCGGCCCTCAAACTGTAGGTTTTCTAATTCTCCCACCACTTCGGGATTCTTCCTGCAGTGCCATGCTTAAAATCGGCAAGGCCACTTCAGGAATTTTCAGCGGGTCCGCCGAAGCCGCCGAGAAAACATGAAGCGAGCTCGCTGAGTTTAGGCGCATCATGCAGGAGGAAGTAGCATGTTTTGAGCCGATCTTACCGATTTTTCCATGGAAGTATACAGAGCGCTCAAGATCAGATTACCTCACCTTCTCGCCGAGGAGCGCCCCAACGTCCTAGACCTCGCCGTGCGCATGCGCCTTGCGGCCGAGGAGTACGCCGAAAGGCTGTTGAAGGAAGGGGGAGTCCAGACTCACGGCGGAGGAGTTGAACAGACTCCTCGCTCCCGACATCCAAATTTTTACATAGAAGGAAGTCCCGGCCCTGGGGCCCGGCGACCAGGGAGCACGGCCGGCTCCCGATGACCCGGAGCCCCCTCGCCCGCGGCCGCCGAATGGCGTCTCCGCAGGGCGGGCCCCGAGCCCTCCCGGGGAGGCGGGCGCCGCAGAGGAGGGCTTATAACCTAGTAAGAACCTGGGCACTATGTTGGCAGACCTCCTTGAGAGGGGCGAGCTAGTGGTCTCTATCTACGGCCTCGGCTATGTGGGGCTAGCTCTTTCGGCCGCGTGGCTCAGGGCTGGAGCCAGAGTGATCGGCGTTGACGTCGACGCCGAGAGGGTGGCTGCGATCTCCAACGGAGTCGTGGAATATGTCGAAGAGGACGTCAAAAGGACGATAGAGGACGCCGTGAGGAGCGGCAGAATGGAGGCGACCGTCGAGGGGGACGTGGCCTCCATAAGAAGCCGTGTGAAGATAGTGGCCGTGCCTGTCTATTTGAGGTCTACTAGGCCCAGCGTCGAGGTCGACTTTTCGGCGATAAGCGCAGCCGCGAAGGCCATAGCGCAGGGCCTGAAGCAGGGCGACCTAGTGATAATAGAATCCAGCGTTCCTCCGGGGACTACAGAGGAGGTTGTGAGGCCGATCTTGGAGACGTCGGGACTTACGGCAGAGGAGGACTTCTATCTGGCCTACAGCCCCGAGCGTATAATGGTGGGCCACGCGCTTAAGGACATAGAGGAGAACTACCCCAAGGTGATAGCCGGCGTAGGCCCCAAAAGCGCTGAGGAGGCCGCTACGTTGTATAGAAAGATAGCCAGACGCGGCGTGATTGTCCTATCCTCGGTCAAAGCCGCCGAGTTTGAGAAGCTTCTGGAGGGAGTCTATAGAGATGTCAACATAGCGCTGGCCAACGAGATGGCCTATCTCGCCAACGCCCTGGGGATCTCGTTCGCCGAAGCCAGAGAGGCCGCCAATAGCCAACCCTACAGCCACGTCCACAAACCGGGCACAGGCGTCGGCGGCAGCTGTATTCCCGTATATCCATATTTCCTCATCTGGACCGCCGAAAGGCTCGGCCTCGAGCTGCCCCTCACCCTGTGGGGCAGAAGGATCAACGAAGAGCAGCCCTTTAAGATAGCCGAGGCGGTCGTGAAGGCTATGATAAGAGAGGGGGTCGACCCCAGCAGAGCCAAGGTCGCGGTCCTGGGGCTGGCCTTCCGCGGCGATGTCGACGACACGAGGAGGAGCCCCAGCTACGACGTGATAAGAGGGCTTTTGGACTACGGCATTAAGAACATCGTCGTACACGACCCCTTCGTCAAACGCGATGCGTTGGTGGAAAAGTGGGGCCTGAGGCTCACCCAAAGCCTGGAGGAGGCGCTCAGAGGCGCAGAGGTGGCCGTCATAGCCACCGACCACAGCGCGTATAGAGTTAGGGCGAGCGAGTTGGCCAGATATATGAAAAAGCCCCTAATAGTGGACGCCAGAGGTGTCCTGAAGAGGGATATACAGGTATATTCGATCGATGGAGGCCGTTGGCCTATAAAAATGGGCGAGGCCCCAGGGGAGGCCGGAGGCCCCAGGCGTTGCTAGGCCTTTACGCCGCTCAACGTGTACATCTTTGTCAAATAACGTTGAAATGCCAAGAACACAGCCATTATCGGAGTGCCCATAAGCACCGAGAAGGCCGCAAAGACGTTATACAAGGTGGATCTGTTGGTGAAAGAGAGGTACCACATGCCCAAGGTCAACGTCCACATATTGCCGCTGGTTATAAATACGTTGGCCAAAGCGTAGTCGGTGTAAGCTCCCATGAACGCCAAGAGCGCTATGAAGGCGACGACAGGCTTGCTCAGCGGCAGAAGAATGCGTATGAAGGCGGCCGGCCGCGATAGGCCGTCTATCAACGCGGCCTCCTCGTACTCCCGCGGTATTGAGTCGACGAAAAGCTTCACCAAGTAGGCTCCGTATATTGACGTCCCTCCTGAGTAGGCCAAGATGAGACCGTAGTATGTATTGATCATATGGAGCGAGGAGAACATGAGGTAGAGAGGCAGTATCATCACTACACCTGGAAAGAACGACAGAAGGTACAGAGTGATCATGAGGGCCCTCTTGCCCGGCACGTTCAACCTGGAGAGGGCGACTCCCGATATGAATGCCAACACAACTGTGAGGGCCACGGTGCCGGCGGCCAATATAAGGCTGTTGCGCAACCACAGAAAGAAGGGGTTCTGAAACAGTATATCGTAGTAGGCCTTTAGAGTTAGAGACTTAGGTTGAGGTACCAAGCTTGTTACACTGACAGAGGCTAAAGTAGGAATGTCGCTCAAAGACGTAATTATGATGTAGTAAATGGGGAAAACAGCTATTGCGGCGCTTACTATGAGTATGATATACGATATCGTCAAACGAAGTACGTCGGCTACCTTCATGTTATAGTTTCAAGGACTCCCGATATTTTTAGCATTACTGCTGCTATGACCATCAATATGGCGGCGTCTACCACGGAGTAGACTGCGGCCAAGTTATACAGGCCGTTGTTGAAGGCCGCTTCATATGCGTAGACTACTAGTATATTTGTGGCGTTTCCAGGGCCGCCCCCCGTCAGGATATATATTGGGTAGAAATTGTTCCAAGTGAAGGTAAATCCGCCGATTCCAACGAAGGCGATAGTCCTCCTCATGAGGGGCCACGTGATGTAGCGGAAGCGGGCCCACCGGCTGGCTCCGTCCAACTGAGCTATTGAGTAGAGCTCCTCCGGTATGCTCTGGAGGGCCGACAGAAACACCGAGGTGTAGTAGGGGAAAGAAAGCCATAAGTTGGTCAATATCAACATGAGCCACGCCATGGGCACTATATCGTACCAATCTATCGGCGCAATGCCGAATAGGGACAGTATCTTGTTCACTATCCCGTATTTCCAATTCCACATTCCCTGCCAGATTATCAGAGAAAGGAAGGCTGGGAAGGCCCAAGGTATTAACAATAAAGAGAAGAATATGCTACGCCCCTTTAGGTCTCTCTGGTTCAACACGAGGGCTAATAGGAAGCCTGCCGCCATCATGGGCGCAAGGCTTCCCAAAGTCCATATAGCTGTATTAAGCAACACTTGAAGGAAATCTCTGCTTGTGAGCACGCTGATGTAGTTCGCTAGGCCGACCCAACTGTATTCAAAGAAATGGTATAAATTGAAATTTGTAAAAGAAATATAAATAGTATATGAAATTGGATAGATTGATAGGAAAAGAATTAAGATAATTAAAGGAAGAAAATAGAAATAATTAAAAAGTGTTTTTGATTTCATAATGGGCACTAGGACGTCGGCATTAGGCCGGCCTGCTGCATATTGGAGATCATACAGCTCTCCATCCCCTGGGCGGCTTGCTCGGCGGTTATAGTCCTGTTCGCGAAATACAGCGTGGCGTATTGATGGAAACACGGCCAGTAGAACGACATCTGAGGCACATTGGGGAACTTCTGCCCATACTGAGCTTGCTCCAGAATGCCTTTATATACGTCGTTCATATACGCCGGCTGTAATGCGCCGGATGAGAGCTGGCTCATTACTGCGGCGTAGGCGTCTTTCTGAGCCGGTATATCGCCCGCATACTTCCACAAGTTCATTTCGGCCTCTTTGCTAGTGACGAAGGCTATGAAGGCAAGAGAGGCATAGATCTGTTGTTGCGTCGCCCCGCTGGCCTTGGGAACAGACACCACCCAGCCCGTGGAGCCCACGAATGGGGCCGCTCTGAGGCCTGTCTGAGACACTACGGGCAACGGCGCAGCGCCCAAGCTCGGGCCCAGCGCCTTTTCATATATTTTGAGGTCCCACGGCCCGTCGAAGATGATGGCGGCCTCGCCCTGTGTGAAGAGCTGTTGCTCCAGGCTAGGCGTCATGCCAGGGGCGTTGTAGCTCCATACGTAGGTCATATTGTACCAGAACTTCAGAGCATTCACCATGGCGGTTGAGTTCAGTTGCGGCATGCCGTTAGGCGCAAATATCTGTCCTCCAAAGCCCGCGAACCACGCCGCAAACCTATAGCCCCACTCCTGTCCCATGCCGTAGGCTATACACCACACATGGTAAGTTGAATTGATGAATTTACACAGTTGCATTAATTGATTGGTGTTCAGTTGATCTACATCGACTCCAAACATTTTCTGAGTTAGAGTATTATTTATATACTTCTTATTATAATACATAACTATATAATTGACGTTGTCTGGCAACCCGTATATTGACGTGCCCAACATGAAGTTGTTCACTGAGATAGGGATATAGGAGGCCTCGATGTCGGCGGGGTTTATGTACTGGTTCAAGTTGAGGATGAGGCCCGCGGCAAACAGTTTCCCGGCATCATCGCTCGTGTCTCTGTATACATTAGGCGCCTGGCCCGCCTTCGCCGCCGAGATGAAGTTTGCAGTCGCTATCCCTACGCCGCGGGTCACCTGCACCTTAATACACGGGTAGGCGGACTGGAAAGCCGCCAGAGTGGCGTTGAAGCCTGCGTCCTCGGGAGGCCCGTAGGTATCCCACACGCTGATAGTGACAGTCTGTCCCTGAAGGAGTTGGTTACAGACGAAGTTCGGGTTTAAAAGCGAGCTTAAGCTGAAGGGCGGCGCGAGAGATGTTGTAGTCTGA includes:
- a CDS encoding ABC transporter substrate-binding protein; the encoded protein is MPWLTKPLDGTPRRVVSLNPSITEFLFVSGLGDRVVGRDVFSYRPRDALKAPHVGSFIDVDVEKVRALSPDLIILYYPVQSALIDAVAQIAPVAVIETPTSVDDVVATFKFVSRLLDADEVGEYIAGVYRDLLRGSPLAEGVLALFYLGGYDVACSESFTASALEAAGLRYIRGLHCVYNFLGSEEKAAALLERLDPHLLIYEGKGRMYRESELAWIKRLRCTACARGRVLVTPNDTLAHYGPSLPLDMALVRNAVMRGAGFVDGTSSVVRPSLSDGWYRPYL
- a CDS encoding nucleotide sugar dehydrogenase, translating into MLADLLERGELVVSIYGLGYVGLALSAAWLRAGARVIGVDVDAERVAAISNGVVEYVEEDVKRTIEDAVRSGRMEATVEGDVASIRSRVKIVAVPVYLRSTRPSVEVDFSAISAAAKAIAQGLKQGDLVIIESSVPPGTTEEVVRPILETSGLTAEEDFYLAYSPERIMVGHALKDIEENYPKVIAGVGPKSAEEAATLYRKIARRGVIVLSSVKAAEFEKLLEGVYRDVNIALANEMAYLANALGISFAEAREAANSQPYSHVHKPGTGVGGSCIPVYPYFLIWTAERLGLELPLTLWGRRINEEQPFKIAEAVVKAMIREGVDPSRAKVAVLGLAFRGDVDDTRRSPSYDVIRGLLDYGIKNIVVHDPFVKRDALVEKWGLRLTQSLEEALRGAEVAVIATDHSAYRVRASELARYMKKPLIVDARGVLKRDIQVYSIDGGRWPIKMGEAPGEAGGPRRC
- a CDS encoding sugar ABC transporter permease yields the protein MKVADVLRLTISYIILIVSAAIAVFPIYYIIITSLSDIPTLASVSVTSLVPQPKSLTLKAYYDILFQNPFFLWLRNSLILAAGTVALTVVLAFISGVALSRLNVPGKRALMITLYLLSFFPGVVMILPLYLMFSSLHMINTYYGLILAYSGGTSIYGAYLVKLFVDSIPREYEEAALIDGLSRPAAFIRILLPLSKPVVAFIALLAFMGAYTDYALANVFITSGNMWTLTLGMWYLSFTNRSTLYNVFAAFSVLMGTPIMAVFLAFQRYLTKMYTLSGVKA
- a CDS encoding carbohydrate ABC transporter permease, which produces MKSKTLFNYFYFLPLIILILFLSIYPISYTIYISFTNFNLYHFFEYSWVGLANYISVLTSRDFLQVLLNTAIWTLGSLAPMMAAGFLLALVLNQRDLKGRSIFFSLLLIPWAFPAFLSLIIWQGMWNWKYGIVNKILSLFGIAPIDWYDIVPMAWLMLILTNLWLSFPYYTSVFLSALQSIPEELYSIAQLDGASRWARFRYITWPLMRRTIAFVGIGGFTFTWNNFYPIYILTGGGPGNATNILVVYAYEAAFNNGLYNLAAVYSVVDAAILMVIAAVMLKISGVLETIT
- a CDS encoding extracellular solute-binding protein; this translates as MRGLGKTTAIAIVVVIVLIIAVAAYFATRTPSAPPTATTSPTTSSAPTQTTTTSTSTTTATQTTTSLAPPFSLSSLLNPNFVCNQLLQGQTVTISVWDTYGPPEDAGFNATLAAFQSAYPCIKVQVTRGVGIATANFISAAKAGQAPNVYRDTSDDAGKLFAAGLILNLNQYINPADIEASYIPISVNNFMLGTSIYGLPDNVNYIVMYYNKKYINNTLTQKMFGVDVDQLNTNQLMQLCKFINSTYHVWCIAYGMGQEWGYRFAAWFAGFGGQIFAPNGMPQLNSTAMVNALKFWYNMTYVWSYNAPGMTPSLEQQLFTQGEAAIIFDGPWDLKIYEKALGPSLGAAPLPVVSQTGLRAAPFVGSTGWVVSVPKASGATQQQIYASLAFIAFVTSKEAEMNLWKYAGDIPAQKDAYAAVMSQLSSGALQPAYMNDVYKGILEQAQYGQKFPNVPQMSFYWPCFHQYATLYFANRTITAEQAAQGMESCMISNMQQAGLMPTS